In Rhinolophus sinicus isolate RSC01 chromosome X, ASM3656204v1, whole genome shotgun sequence, a single genomic region encodes these proteins:
- the G6PD gene encoding glucose-6-phosphate 1-dehydrogenase isoform X1 — METWANGAELLVDSRGIGDATQRRREQQAVAGPESIMAEQVALSRTQVCGILREELYQGDAFHQSDTHIFIIMGASGDLAKKKIYPTIWWLFRDGLLPEFTFIVGYARSRLTVADIRKQSEPFFKATPEEKPKLEEFFARNSYVAGQYDDAASYERLDSHINSLHQGTQANRLFYLALPPTVYEAVTKNIRETCMSQTGWNRIIVEKPFGRDLQSSDRLSNHISSLFREDQIYRIDHYLGKEMVQNLMVLRFANRIFGPIWNRDNVACVILTFKEPFGTEGRGGYFDEFGIIRDVMQNHLLQMLCLVAMEKPASTDSDDVRDEKVKVLKCISEVKANNVVLGQYVGNPSGEGEATKGYLDDPTVPHGSTTATFAAVVLYVENERWEGVPFILRCGKALNERKAEVRLQFRDVAGDIFQQQCKRNELVIRVQPNEAVYTKMMTKKPGMFFNPEESELDLTYGNRYKNVKLPDAYERLILDVFCGSQMHFVRSDELREAWRIFTPLLHQIEREKPQPIPYVYGSRGPAEADELMKRVGFQYEGTYKWVNPHKL; from the exons ATGGAGACGTGGGCGAACGGCGCAGAGCTGCTCGTGGACTCGCGAGGCATCGGAGACGCGACACAGCGGCGGCGGGAACAGCAGGCAGTGGCCGGTCCAG AGAGCATCATGGCAGAGCAGGTGGCCCTGAGCCGGACCCAAGTGTGCGGGATCCTGCGGGAAGAGCTGTACCAGGGTGATGCCTTCCATCAGTCCGATACACATATCTTCATCATCATGGGTGCATCG GGTGACCTGGCCAAGAAGAAGATCTACCCCACCATCTG GTGGCTGTTCCGGGATGGCCTTCTGCCCGAGTTCACCTTCATCGTGGGCTATGCCCGCTCCCGCCTCACGGTGGCAGACATCCGCAAGCAGAGCGAGCCCTTCTTCAAA GCCACCCCAGAGGAGAAGCCCAAGCTGGAGGAGTTCTTTGCCCGCAACTCCTATGTGGCTGGCCAGTACGACGACGCAGCCTCCTATGAGCGTCTTGATAGCCACATAAACTCCCTCCACCAGGGGACACAGGCCAACCGCCTCTTCTACTTGGCCTTGCCCCCCACTGTCTATGAGGCCGTCACCAAGAACATCCGAGAGACCTGCATGAGCCAGAC AGGCTGGAACCGCATCATCGTGGAGAAGCCCTTCGGAAGGGACCTGCAGAGCTCTGACCGCCTGTCCAACCACATCTCCTCCCTGTTCCGCGAGGACCAGATCTATCGCATCGACCACTACCTGGGCAAGGAAATGGTGCAGAATCTCATGGTGCTCAG GTTTGCCAACAGGATCTTCGGCCCCATCTGGAACCGGGACAATGTCGCCTGCGTCATCCTCACCTTCAAGGAGCCCTTTGGCACTGAGGGCCGTGGGGGCTACTTCGATGAATTTGGGATCATCCG GGACGTGATGCAAAACCACCTCCTGCAGATGCTGTGTCTGGTGGCCATGGAGAAACCCGCCTCCACTGATTCGGACGATGTCCGCGACGAGAAG gTCAAGGTATTGAAATGTATCTCCGAGGTAAAGGCGAACAACGTGGTCTTGGGCCAGTACGTGGGGAACCCCAGTGGAGAGGGTGAGGCCACCAAAGGGTACCTGGATGACCCCACAGTGCCCCACGGGTCTACCACTGCCACCTTCGCAGCTGTCGTCCTCTATGTGGAGAACGAGAGGTGGGAAG GTGTGCCCTTCATTCTGCGCTGCGGCAAAGCCCTGAATGAGCGCAAGGCCGAGGTGCGTCTGCAGTTCCGAGACGTGGCTGGAGACATCTTCCAGCAGCAGTGCAAGCGCAACGAGCTGGTGATCCGCGTGCAGCCCAATGAGGCTGTGTACACGAAGATGATGACCAAGAAGCCCGGCATGTTCTTCAACCCCGAGGAGTCGGAGCTGGACCTGACCTACGGCAACAGATACAAG AATGTGAAGCTCCCCGACGCCTACGAGCGCCTCATCCTGGACGTCTTCTGTGGGAGCCAGATGCACTTCGTGCGCAG TGACGAGCTCCGGGAAGCCTGGCGCATCTTCACACCGCTGCTGCACCAGATTGAGCGTGAGAAGCCCCAGCCCATCCCCTACGTTTATGGCAG CCGAGGCCCAGCGGAGGCAGACGAGTTGATGAAGAGAGTGGGCTTCCAGTACGAGGGCACCTACAAGTGGGTGAACCCCCACAAGCTCTAA
- the G6PD gene encoding glucose-6-phosphate 1-dehydrogenase isoform X2, whose amino-acid sequence MAEQVALSRTQVCGILREELYQGDAFHQSDTHIFIIMGASGDLAKKKIYPTIWWLFRDGLLPEFTFIVGYARSRLTVADIRKQSEPFFKATPEEKPKLEEFFARNSYVAGQYDDAASYERLDSHINSLHQGTQANRLFYLALPPTVYEAVTKNIRETCMSQTGWNRIIVEKPFGRDLQSSDRLSNHISSLFREDQIYRIDHYLGKEMVQNLMVLRFANRIFGPIWNRDNVACVILTFKEPFGTEGRGGYFDEFGIIRDVMQNHLLQMLCLVAMEKPASTDSDDVRDEKVKVLKCISEVKANNVVLGQYVGNPSGEGEATKGYLDDPTVPHGSTTATFAAVVLYVENERWEGVPFILRCGKALNERKAEVRLQFRDVAGDIFQQQCKRNELVIRVQPNEAVYTKMMTKKPGMFFNPEESELDLTYGNRYKNVKLPDAYERLILDVFCGSQMHFVRSDELREAWRIFTPLLHQIEREKPQPIPYVYGSRGPAEADELMKRVGFQYEGTYKWVNPHKL is encoded by the exons ATGGCAGAGCAGGTGGCCCTGAGCCGGACCCAAGTGTGCGGGATCCTGCGGGAAGAGCTGTACCAGGGTGATGCCTTCCATCAGTCCGATACACATATCTTCATCATCATGGGTGCATCG GGTGACCTGGCCAAGAAGAAGATCTACCCCACCATCTG GTGGCTGTTCCGGGATGGCCTTCTGCCCGAGTTCACCTTCATCGTGGGCTATGCCCGCTCCCGCCTCACGGTGGCAGACATCCGCAAGCAGAGCGAGCCCTTCTTCAAA GCCACCCCAGAGGAGAAGCCCAAGCTGGAGGAGTTCTTTGCCCGCAACTCCTATGTGGCTGGCCAGTACGACGACGCAGCCTCCTATGAGCGTCTTGATAGCCACATAAACTCCCTCCACCAGGGGACACAGGCCAACCGCCTCTTCTACTTGGCCTTGCCCCCCACTGTCTATGAGGCCGTCACCAAGAACATCCGAGAGACCTGCATGAGCCAGAC AGGCTGGAACCGCATCATCGTGGAGAAGCCCTTCGGAAGGGACCTGCAGAGCTCTGACCGCCTGTCCAACCACATCTCCTCCCTGTTCCGCGAGGACCAGATCTATCGCATCGACCACTACCTGGGCAAGGAAATGGTGCAGAATCTCATGGTGCTCAG GTTTGCCAACAGGATCTTCGGCCCCATCTGGAACCGGGACAATGTCGCCTGCGTCATCCTCACCTTCAAGGAGCCCTTTGGCACTGAGGGCCGTGGGGGCTACTTCGATGAATTTGGGATCATCCG GGACGTGATGCAAAACCACCTCCTGCAGATGCTGTGTCTGGTGGCCATGGAGAAACCCGCCTCCACTGATTCGGACGATGTCCGCGACGAGAAG gTCAAGGTATTGAAATGTATCTCCGAGGTAAAGGCGAACAACGTGGTCTTGGGCCAGTACGTGGGGAACCCCAGTGGAGAGGGTGAGGCCACCAAAGGGTACCTGGATGACCCCACAGTGCCCCACGGGTCTACCACTGCCACCTTCGCAGCTGTCGTCCTCTATGTGGAGAACGAGAGGTGGGAAG GTGTGCCCTTCATTCTGCGCTGCGGCAAAGCCCTGAATGAGCGCAAGGCCGAGGTGCGTCTGCAGTTCCGAGACGTGGCTGGAGACATCTTCCAGCAGCAGTGCAAGCGCAACGAGCTGGTGATCCGCGTGCAGCCCAATGAGGCTGTGTACACGAAGATGATGACCAAGAAGCCCGGCATGTTCTTCAACCCCGAGGAGTCGGAGCTGGACCTGACCTACGGCAACAGATACAAG AATGTGAAGCTCCCCGACGCCTACGAGCGCCTCATCCTGGACGTCTTCTGTGGGAGCCAGATGCACTTCGTGCGCAG TGACGAGCTCCGGGAAGCCTGGCGCATCTTCACACCGCTGCTGCACCAGATTGAGCGTGAGAAGCCCCAGCCCATCCCCTACGTTTATGGCAG CCGAGGCCCAGCGGAGGCAGACGAGTTGATGAAGAGAGTGGGCTTCCAGTACGAGGGCACCTACAAGTGGGTGAACCCCCACAAGCTCTAA
- the FAM3A gene encoding protein FAM3A, which translates to MRLAGPFRIVALVVTVGLTWIVASILLGGPGSGFPRIQQLFISTENSVTAEPRARKYKCGLPQPCPEEHLAFRMVSGAANVIGPKICLEDKMLMSSVKDNVGRGLNIALVNGVSGELIEARAFDMWAGDVNELLKFIRPLHEGTLVFVASYDDPATKMNEETRKLFSDLGSKNIKELAFRDSWVFVGAKGVQNKSPFEQHVKNSKHTNKYEGWPEALEMEGCIPRKTTAS; encoded by the exons ATGAGGTTGGCAG GCCCCTTCCGAATCGTGGCCCTGGTTGTCACTGTGGGCCTCACCTGGATCGTGGCCAGCATCCTCCTGGGCGGTCCAGGCAGTGGCTTTCCTCGCATCCAGCAACTCTTTATCA GCACAGAGAACTCAGTGACAGCAG AGCCACGGGCCAGGAAGTACAAGTGTGGCCTGCCCCAGCCATGTCCTGAAGAGCACCTGGCCTTCCGCATGGTCAGTGGCGCTGCCAATGTCATCGGACCTAAGATCTGCCTTGAGGACAAGAT GCTCATGAGCAGTGTCAAGGACAACGTGGGCCGTGGACTGAACATCGCCCTGGTGAATG GGGTCAGCGGTGAGCTCATCGAGGCCCGGGCCTTCGACATGTGGGCAGGAG ATGTCAACGAGCTGCTGAAGTTTATCCGGCCACTGCATGAAGGCACCCTAGTGTTTGTGGCATCCTATGACGACCCAGCCACCAA GATGAATGAAGAGACCAGGAAGCTTTTCAGTGATCTGGGCAGCAAAAACATCAAGGAATTGGCCTTCCGGGACAGCTGGGTGTTTGTGGGGGCCAAGGGGGTGCAGAACAAGAGCCCCTTTGAGCAG cACGTGAAGAACAGTAAGCACACCAATAAGTACGAAGGCTGGCCCGAGGCGCTAGAAATGGAAGGCTGCATCCCAAGGAAGACCACGGCCAGCTAG